In Pseudomonas sp. R76, one genomic interval encodes:
- a CDS encoding GNAT family N-acetyltransferase, producing the protein MPISLADWKGVPAPTVERLEGRFIRLEKLDPARHGDGLWQALEGPGADPKLWDYLPYGPFAERAAFDAWLNNHAQHSDPYFFSVIDRQSGDVQGILSLMSIVPAQGRIEIGHVTFGAPMQRSPKSTEAVYLLAKYAFEQGYRRLEWKCNNGNARSKYAAERLGFSFEGVFRQHMVVKGQNRDTAWYSILDSEWPTVGAGFEAWLSESNQSGSGQLKTLAECRG; encoded by the coding sequence ATGCCTATCTCACTCGCCGACTGGAAAGGCGTCCCGGCGCCCACCGTTGAACGGCTCGAAGGGCGCTTTATCCGCCTGGAAAAACTCGACCCGGCGCGCCATGGCGACGGCCTGTGGCAAGCCCTCGAAGGCCCCGGCGCCGACCCGAAGCTCTGGGACTATTTGCCCTACGGCCCGTTTGCCGAACGCGCCGCGTTTGATGCCTGGCTCAACAACCATGCCCAGCACAGCGACCCGTATTTCTTCAGCGTGATCGACCGCCAAAGCGGCGACGTGCAGGGCATCCTCAGCCTGATGTCCATCGTCCCGGCCCAGGGCCGTATCGAAATCGGCCACGTCACCTTCGGCGCACCGATGCAGCGCTCGCCGAAAAGCACCGAGGCCGTGTACCTGCTGGCCAAGTACGCGTTTGAGCAGGGCTACCGCCGCCTGGAATGGAAGTGCAACAACGGCAACGCCCGCTCCAAGTACGCGGCGGAGCGTTTGGGCTTCAGCTTTGAAGGCGTGTTCCGCCAGCACATGGTGGTCAAGGGGCAGAACCGCGATACCGCGTGGTACTCAATCCTGGACTCCGAATGGCCTACGGTTGGGGCAGGGTTTGAAGCGTGGCTGTCGGAGTCGAACCAGAGTGGTTCCGGTCAGCTGAAAACACTGGCCGAGTGCCGAGGCTGA
- a CDS encoding autotransporter outer membrane beta-barrel domain-containing protein, whose amino-acid sequence MPPSPQRLALAITLLASGLAEAAPAPTKTVQIDTPTTTGQTLTGSDSLTTSAPGSITTPGVAVTLKDGTSGAGVVITNAGKLVSSGGRGIDSSGTITGARNYSIYNLAGGVIQGSNDALRINSNFASGSLLIDNSGTIRSATGQGLDLDAIRSNNVTTTIINRAGGLIRGDASDGMKTGANASITNYGEISTGDTFSRDDKFDGVDIDSATGVTVTNYGLISGGRHGITTDLGATLTNYGTVIGRNGSGFGSDGDGTVINHGTITGAFSGLQPDGDGDGVDIDKIAHIENYGIIQGVGAGGVDKNGFANGSEGIALGGGYVYNAHGALVSGANNAILVDDGSDGPGLAATTLENHGTIQGLNGFGVKFVGNFADTVINGGTISGSNGLALDLGGGDDTLVLLGGSRFVGVVDGGAGYDRLSMDDAAGGSFGDSRNFEWLDVKQGTWTLTGSGDFSDGGEIFSGAKLINQGGIAGNLTVDAGGIYAGGGSVGSLVVNGTLQTNTALGTATITRDLTMGSGSTLAYGVNADGSSAPIKVGGTANLNGATLAINPGEGTYPWQSHYTVLQAASINGTFGKVTSDYAFLTPTLDYSPTQVGLTYTRNDIAFNQFASTGNGANAANSLAGLGTNNPLYNALLNTTNASAGAAIEQLAGSSTANLTGATLGASAQVGSSMLAAMHQLGGGAGLLVGLDQQDTPVLAATGVPAHARNLNDPNARGRLWLQGIGSYGKLDGEHGSNGLTQRTKGSVLGADWALDSDWRVGVLGGYSKTDLDTTGVDGSVDSWHAGVYAMRQSGPLAVRLGAAYSGHQGESKRTVAFNGFSDRPKGDYDANSQQAFAELGYAMGSGRLSAEPFANLGYQRYQRDSYNEKGGAAALHVDGQTQDNFSSTFGLRLAHLSQLDNGISLTPRVSAGWKHTYGDVDSNTRQAFLAGGTAFNVEGSALDRNSLLLEAGLDVGLSARHTLGLGYTGELGSNSRNHALTGQWQMSF is encoded by the coding sequence ATGCCCCCGTCGCCTCAACGCCTCGCCCTCGCCATCACTTTATTGGCCAGCGGTCTCGCTGAAGCGGCGCCTGCGCCCACCAAAACTGTGCAGATCGACACACCGACCACCACCGGGCAAACGCTGACCGGCAGTGATTCGTTGACCACCTCGGCGCCAGGCAGCATTACCACGCCCGGCGTGGCGGTGACGCTCAAGGACGGCACCAGCGGCGCGGGTGTGGTGATTACTAACGCGGGCAAGCTGGTTTCCAGCGGCGGGCGCGGTATCGACAGCTCGGGGACGATCACCGGGGCGCGCAATTACAGCATCTACAACCTCGCTGGCGGCGTGATTCAGGGCTCCAACGACGCGCTGCGCATCAACAGCAACTTTGCCAGCGGCAGCTTGTTGATCGACAACAGCGGCACCATTCGCTCGGCCACTGGCCAAGGCTTGGACCTGGATGCAATCCGCAGCAACAACGTCACCACCACGATCATCAACCGCGCCGGTGGGTTGATTCGCGGCGACGCCAGCGACGGCATGAAGACCGGCGCCAACGCCAGCATCACCAACTATGGCGAGATTTCGACCGGCGACACCTTCTCGCGCGATGACAAATTCGACGGCGTCGATATCGACTCCGCCACCGGCGTGACGGTGACCAACTACGGCCTGATTTCCGGCGGGCGCCACGGCATCACCACCGACCTGGGCGCCACGCTGACCAACTACGGCACGGTGATCGGCCGCAACGGTTCGGGCTTTGGCTCTGACGGCGACGGCACGGTGATCAACCACGGCACCATCACCGGCGCCTTCTCCGGGCTGCAGCCGGATGGCGACGGCGACGGCGTGGACATCGACAAAATCGCGCATATCGAAAACTACGGGATTATCCAGGGCGTCGGCGCCGGTGGCGTCGACAAGAATGGCTTTGCCAACGGCAGCGAAGGCATCGCCTTGGGCGGCGGCTATGTGTACAACGCCCACGGCGCGCTGGTCAGTGGCGCCAACAACGCGATCCTGGTGGACGACGGCAGTGACGGCCCTGGCCTCGCGGCCACCACCCTGGAAAACCACGGCACCATCCAGGGCCTGAACGGCTTTGGGGTGAAGTTCGTCGGCAACTTCGCCGACACCGTCATCAACGGCGGCACCATCAGCGGCAGCAACGGCTTGGCCCTGGACTTGGGCGGCGGCGATGACACGCTGGTACTGCTGGGCGGCAGCCGCTTTGTCGGCGTGGTGGACGGCGGCGCCGGCTATGACCGGCTGAGCATGGACGATGCCGCCGGCGGCAGTTTCGGTGACAGCCGCAACTTCGAATGGCTGGACGTGAAGCAAGGCACCTGGACCCTCACCGGCAGCGGTGATTTCAGCGACGGCGGCGAGATTTTCAGCGGCGCCAAGCTGATCAACCAGGGCGGTATCGCCGGTAACCTGACCGTCGATGCAGGAGGTATCTACGCCGGTGGCGGCTCGGTGGGCAGCCTGGTGGTCAACGGCACCCTGCAGACCAATACGGCCTTGGGCACTGCGACCATCACGCGCGACCTGACCATGGGCAGCGGCTCGACCCTGGCCTACGGCGTCAACGCCGATGGCAGCAGCGCCCCGATTAAAGTCGGCGGCACCGCCAACCTGAATGGCGCCACCCTGGCGATCAACCCCGGCGAAGGCACGTACCCGTGGCAAAGCCATTACACCGTGCTGCAAGCCGCCAGCATCAACGGCACCTTCGGCAAGGTCACCAGCGACTATGCATTCTTGACCCCGACCCTGGATTACAGCCCCACCCAAGTCGGCCTGACGTACACCCGCAATGACATTGCCTTCAACCAGTTCGCCAGCACCGGCAACGGCGCCAATGCGGCCAACAGCCTGGCGGGCCTGGGCACAAACAACCCGCTGTACAACGCCTTGCTCAACACCACCAACGCCAGCGCGGGCGCGGCCATCGAGCAACTGGCCGGTAGCAGCACCGCCAATCTCACCGGCGCCACGCTCGGTGCGAGCGCCCAGGTGGGCAGCAGCATGCTCGCGGCGATGCATCAGCTGGGTGGCGGTGCGGGCTTGCTGGTCGGGCTTGATCAACAAGACACGCCGGTACTCGCCGCCACCGGCGTGCCGGCGCATGCGCGCAACCTCAACGACCCGAACGCCCGTGGCCGTCTGTGGCTGCAAGGCATTGGCAGCTACGGCAAGCTCGATGGCGAGCACGGCAGCAATGGCCTGACCCAACGCACCAAGGGCAGCGTGCTGGGCGCCGATTGGGCACTCGACAGCGACTGGCGCGTGGGCGTGCTGGGCGGCTACTCGAAGACCGATCTGGACACCACCGGCGTCGACGGCAGCGTCGACAGCTGGCACGCCGGCGTGTATGCCATGCGCCAGAGCGGGCCACTGGCCGTACGCCTGGGTGCGGCCTACAGCGGGCACCAGGGCGAGAGCAAACGCACGGTGGCCTTCAACGGTTTCAGCGACCGCCCCAAAGGCGACTATGACGCCAACAGCCAGCAAGCCTTCGCCGAACTGGGCTACGCCATGGGCAGTGGCCGCTTGAGTGCCGAGCCGTTCGCCAACCTGGGCTACCAGCGCTATCAGCGTGACAGCTACAACGAAAAAGGCGGCGCCGCCGCGCTGCATGTCGACGGCCAGACCCAAGACAACTTCAGCAGCACCTTCGGTTTGCGCCTGGCGCACCTGAGCCAACTGGACAACGGCATCAGCCTCACGCCACGCGTGAGCGCAGGCTGGAAGCACACCTACGGCGATGTCGACAGCAACACGCGCCAGGCTTTCCTGGCGGGCGGCACGGCCTTCAACGTCGAAGGCAGCGCACTGGACCGCAACAGCCTGCTACTCGAAGCCGGGCTGGATGTAGGCTTGTCGGCCCGCCACACCCTGGGCCTGGGCTATACCGGTGAACTGGGCAGTAACAGCCGCAACCACGCGCTGACAGGGCAATGGCAGATGAGTTTTTAA
- a CDS encoding autotransporter outer membrane beta-barrel domain-containing protein: MPFTHHRLALVMALAMSAFSIECAQARGDIPITPFVFDPLPELNDDWSYTPPERAPSLDGYLIRQAITHIGRQVAHVLEPALNRLLETGALTAGETTELEKFGEDLADRPGGIGAALEQLAGSQNANLASATSAAAGKVSQQLLSTLRTLPTDSDGHFWVQGLGDNGKLDKQGGSDGLKYGTKGLMLGADWSLDHAWRIGVMGAKSTSQFDAQRFSAELDSWHLGGYAVRQDGPLALRMGAIYSSHAGQNKRGVNLLEYTEQLKGSYNAQSQTVFSELGYQLGSEDVQVEPFAGLGFQRYHRDSFKETGGVAALNVGSQTQQNLSSTVGLRLASVYRFDNRMSLTPHVSTSWKHLYGEVGSQVRQSYRAAPGYIEGFTITGTSLDRNSLDVQGGLDLALSTEHTLGLTYSAQVGTHSRNQGLMGQWRMSF, encoded by the coding sequence ATGCCCTTTACACATCACAGACTTGCACTTGTCATGGCCCTTGCGATGAGCGCCTTCAGCATTGAATGCGCGCAGGCGCGAGGTGATATTCCTATCACACCCTTTGTATTCGACCCCCTTCCCGAACTTAACGATGACTGGTCTTACACCCCCCCAGAGCGCGCTCCCAGCCTTGACGGTTACCTCATCCGGCAGGCCATCACGCACATTGGGCGGCAGGTCGCCCACGTGCTTGAACCCGCGCTGAATCGCCTGCTGGAAACCGGTGCATTGACCGCAGGCGAGACCACGGAGCTGGAAAAATTCGGTGAAGACCTGGCCGACCGGCCCGGAGGGATAGGCGCAGCACTCGAACAATTGGCCGGCAGCCAAAATGCCAACTTGGCGAGTGCAACCTCCGCCGCCGCCGGGAAAGTCAGCCAGCAATTGCTCTCGACCCTGCGCACACTGCCGACCGATAGCGATGGCCACTTCTGGGTGCAGGGCCTGGGCGACAACGGCAAGCTCGACAAGCAAGGCGGCAGCGACGGGCTGAAATATGGCACCAAAGGCCTGATGCTGGGCGCCGACTGGTCACTGGATCACGCCTGGCGCATCGGTGTGATGGGCGCAAAATCCACCAGCCAATTTGATGCCCAACGCTTCTCAGCCGAACTCGACAGCTGGCACCTGGGCGGTTACGCCGTGCGCCAGGACGGCCCGCTGGCCCTGCGTATGGGGGCGATTTACAGCAGCCATGCCGGGCAGAACAAGCGCGGCGTCAACCTGCTTGAGTACACCGAGCAGCTCAAGGGCAGTTACAACGCTCAAAGCCAAACTGTGTTTTCCGAGCTGGGTTATCAATTGGGTAGCGAGGATGTGCAGGTAGAACCCTTTGCCGGCCTCGGCTTTCAGCGTTATCACCGCGACAGCTTCAAGGAAACAGGTGGCGTGGCCGCGTTGAACGTCGGTTCACAAACCCAACAAAACCTGAGCAGCACCGTTGGCCTGCGCCTGGCCTCTGTGTACCGGTTCGATAACCGAATGAGCCTCACACCCCATGTGAGCACGAGCTGGAAACACCTCTACGGTGAGGTCGGCAGCCAAGTCCGCCAATCCTATCGCGCGGCGCCGGGGTACATTGAAGGCTTCACCATTACCGGCACCTCGCTGGACCGTAATAGTCTGGACGTGCAAGGCGGTCTGGACCTCGCCTTGTCTACTGAGCATACCCTCGGCCTGACCTACAGTGCCCAAGTCGGCACGCATAGCCGCAACCAGGGCTTGATGGGCCAGTGGCGGATGAGTTTTTAA
- the oadA gene encoding sodium-extruding oxaloacetate decarboxylase subunit alpha — MTKALVSKRIFVTDTILRDAHQSLLATRMRTDDMLPICDKLDKVGYWSLEVWGGATFDACVRFLKEDPWERLRKLRAALPNTRLQMLLRGQNLLGYRHYSDDVVKAFVAKAAVNGIDVFRIFDAMNDVRNLRVAIEAVKAAGKHAQGSIAYTTSPVHTIEAFVAQAKQMEAMGCDSVAIKDMAGLLTPYATGELVKALKAEQSLPIFIHSHDTAGLAAMCQLKAIENGADHIDTAISSFAWGTSHPGTESMVAALKGSEFDTGLSLELLQEIGLYFYAVRKKYHQFESEFTAVDTRVQVNQVPGGMISNLANQLKEQGALNRMGEVLAEIPRVREDLGFPPLVTPTSQIVGTQAFFNVLAGERYKTITNEVKLYLQGGYGKAPGTVNEKLRRQAIGSEEVIDHRPADLLKPEMTKLRGEIGALAKSEEDVLTYAMFPDIGRKFLEERDAGTLAPEVLLPIPEAGGVARAGGEGVPTEFVIDVHGESYRVDITGVGVKAEGKRHFYLSIDGMPEEVVFEPLNEFVSSGGSKRKHATEPGHVSTAMPGNIVDVLVKEGDVVKAGQAVLITEAMKMETEVQASIAGKVTAVHVAKGDRVNPGEILIEIEG, encoded by the coding sequence ATGACTAAAGCTCTTGTTTCCAAAAGAATCTTCGTAACCGACACCATCCTGCGCGACGCCCACCAATCGTTGCTGGCGACCCGCATGCGCACCGACGACATGCTGCCGATCTGCGACAAGCTCGACAAAGTCGGCTACTGGTCGCTGGAAGTCTGGGGCGGCGCGACCTTCGACGCCTGCGTACGCTTCCTCAAAGAAGACCCGTGGGAGCGCCTGCGCAAACTGCGCGCCGCGTTGCCTAACACGCGCCTGCAAATGCTGCTGCGCGGCCAGAACCTGCTGGGCTACCGCCACTACAGCGACGACGTGGTCAAAGCCTTCGTCGCCAAGGCTGCCGTGAATGGCATCGACGTGTTCCGCATCTTCGACGCCATGAACGACGTGCGTAACCTGCGCGTGGCCATCGAAGCGGTGAAAGCGGCCGGCAAACATGCCCAGGGCAGCATCGCCTACACCACCAGCCCGGTGCACACCATCGAGGCATTCGTGGCCCAGGCCAAGCAAATGGAAGCCATGGGTTGCGACTCGGTCGCCATCAAAGACATGGCCGGCCTGCTGACGCCGTACGCCACCGGCGAACTGGTCAAGGCGCTAAAAGCCGAGCAAAGCCTGCCGATCTTTATTCACTCGCATGACACCGCCGGCTTGGCCGCCATGTGCCAACTCAAAGCCATCGAAAACGGTGCCGACCACATCGACACCGCGATCTCCAGCTTCGCCTGGGGCACCAGCCACCCAGGCACCGAGTCGATGGTCGCGGCCCTTAAAGGCAGCGAATTCGACACTGGCCTCAGCTTGGAACTGCTGCAGGAAATCGGTCTGTACTTCTACGCCGTGCGCAAGAAGTACCACCAGTTCGAAAGCGAATTCACCGCCGTCGACACCCGCGTACAAGTCAACCAGGTGCCGGGCGGTATGATTTCCAACCTGGCCAACCAGTTGAAAGAGCAGGGCGCACTCAACCGCATGGGCGAAGTGCTGGCAGAGATCCCACGGGTGCGTGAAGACCTCGGCTTCCCGCCGCTGGTTACCCCGACTTCGCAAATCGTCGGCACCCAGGCGTTCTTCAACGTGCTGGCCGGCGAGCGCTACAAAACCATCACCAACGAAGTGAAACTCTACCTGCAAGGTGGCTACGGCAAGGCACCGGGCACGGTGAATGAAAAACTGCGCCGCCAGGCCATCGGCAGTGAAGAGGTGATCGACCATCGCCCGGCCGACTTGCTCAAGCCGGAAATGACCAAGCTGCGCGGTGAAATCGGCGCGCTGGCCAAGTCCGAAGAAGACGTGCTGACTTACGCCATGTTCCCGGACATCGGCCGCAAGTTCCTCGAGGAACGTGACGCCGGCACCCTGGCGCCGGAAGTGCTGTTGCCAATCCCTGAAGCAGGCGGCGTGGCGCGTGCCGGTGGTGAAGGCGTGCCGACCGAGTTCGTCATCGACGTGCACGGCGAAAGCTACCGCGTGGATATCACCGGTGTTGGCGTCAAGGCCGAAGGCAAGCGTCACTTCTACCTGTCCATCGATGGCATGCCGGAAGAAGTGGTGTTCGAACCGCTCAACGAGTTTGTCAGCAGCGGCGGCAGCAAGCGCAAGCACGCCACCGAGCCGGGCCATGTCAGCACGGCGATGCCGGGCAATATCGTCGACGTGCTGGTCAAGGAAGGCGACGTAGTCAAGGCCGGCCAGGCCGTGCTGATTACCGAAGCCATGAAGATGGAAACCGAAGTACAGGCATCCATTGCCGGCAAGGTAACCGCTGTTCATGTGGCCAAGGGCGACCGGGTGAACCCTGGCGAAATCCTGATTGAAATCGAAGGCTGA
- a CDS encoding acetyl-CoA carboxylase biotin carboxylase subunit, with the protein MIKKILIANRGEIAVRIVRACAEMGIRSVAVYSDADRHALHVKRADEAHSIGAEPLAGYLNPRKLVNLAVETGCDALHPGYGFLSENAELADICAERGIKFIGPSAEVIRRMGDKTEARRSMIKAGVPVTPGTEGNVADIHEALTEGDRIGYPVMLKATSGGGGRGIRRCNSREELEQAFPRVISEATKAFGSAEVFLEKCIVNPKHIEAQILGDSFGNVVHLFERDCSIQRRNQKLIEIAPSPQLTPEQRAYIGDLSVRAAKAVGYENAGTVEFLLAEGEVYFMEMNTRVQVEHTITEEITGIDIVREQIRIASGLPLSVKQEDIQHRGFALQFRINAEDPKNNFLPSFGKITRYYAPGGPGVRTDTAIYTGYTIPPFYDSMCLKLVVWALTWEEAMDRGLRALDDMRLQGVKTTAAYYQEILRNPEFRSGQFNTSFVESHPELTNYSIKRKPEELALAIAAAIAAHAGL; encoded by the coding sequence GTGATAAAAAAGATCCTGATCGCCAACCGTGGTGAAATTGCCGTACGAATCGTGCGTGCCTGCGCCGAGATGGGCATTCGCTCGGTCGCGGTGTACTCGGACGCCGACCGCCACGCGTTGCACGTCAAACGTGCCGACGAAGCCCATAGCATTGGCGCCGAGCCCCTGGCCGGCTACCTGAACCCGCGCAAGCTGGTGAACCTGGCCGTGGAAACCGGCTGTGATGCGCTGCACCCCGGTTACGGTTTCCTGTCGGAAAACGCCGAGCTGGCAGACATCTGCGCTGAACGTGGGATCAAATTCATCGGCCCCTCGGCAGAAGTCATTCGCCGCATGGGCGACAAGACCGAAGCGCGCCGCAGCATGATCAAGGCCGGTGTGCCGGTCACGCCGGGCACCGAAGGCAACGTCGCCGACATCCATGAAGCCCTAACCGAAGGCGACCGCATTGGTTACCCGGTGATGCTCAAGGCCACCTCCGGTGGTGGCGGTCGCGGTATCCGCCGTTGCAACAGCCGTGAAGAACTCGAACAAGCCTTCCCCCGTGTGATTTCCGAAGCCACCAAGGCCTTCGGTTCGGCGGAAGTGTTCCTGGAAAAATGCATCGTCAATCCCAAGCACATCGAGGCGCAGATCCTCGGTGACAGCTTCGGCAACGTGGTGCACCTGTTCGAGCGTGATTGCTCGATCCAGCGGCGTAACCAGAAGCTCATCGAAATCGCGCCAAGCCCGCAACTGACGCCTGAACAGCGCGCCTACATCGGCGACCTGTCGGTGCGCGCGGCCAAGGCCGTAGGCTACGAGAACGCCGGCACTGTGGAGTTCCTGCTCGCCGAGGGCGAGGTGTACTTCATGGAAATGAACACCCGGGTGCAGGTGGAACACACCATCACCGAAGAAATCACCGGCATCGACATCGTGCGTGAGCAGATCCGCATCGCGTCGGGTCTGCCGCTGTCGGTAAAACAGGAAGACATTCAGCACCGTGGTTTCGCGTTGCAGTTCCGCATCAACGCCGAAGACCCGAAAAACAACTTCCTGCCAAGTTTCGGCAAGATCACCCGTTACTACGCGCCCGGCGGCCCCGGCGTGCGCACCGACACGGCGATCTACACCGGCTACACCATCCCGCCGTTCTACGACTCCATGTGCCTGAAGCTGGTGGTGTGGGCGTTGACCTGGGAAGAAGCCATGGACCGCGGCCTGCGTGCCCTGGACGACATGCGCCTGCAAGGCGTGAAGACCACCGCCGCCTACTACCAGGAAATCCTGCGCAACCCGGAATTCCGCAGCGGCCAGTTCAACACCAGTTTTGTGGAAAGCCACCCTGAGCTGACCAACTACTCGATCAAGCGCAAACCCGAAGAGCTGGCCCTGGCCATCGCCGCCGCCATCGCCGCCCACGCAGGCCTGTGA
- a CDS encoding LysR family transcriptional regulator — translation MRKSLMRMTLRQLQIFNEVCDLRSYSRAAEEMSLTQPAVSLQIRQLEELIGQPLFDYVGKKLYMTEAAEALQRASRDIFGRLENLDMQLSDMQGSLQGQLKLAIESSAKYFVPHLFAAFKRQHPEVQLHLTVVNRAQVIRRLSDNRDDLVIMSMVPQDMGLEFLPFLNNPIVAVAPLDHPLSLQGPLRLQDLEPYTLLLREPGSGTRLACEEYFKEKRVHFTQTVEVASAEAQRECVSAGLGVALLTRHAVNLELATGGLKELPVDELPLYRSWCLVQAKAKRLSPVAHAFLGFIRSERVQISALAERFAGQPRVPASGVPGSP, via the coding sequence ATGCGTAAGTCATTGATGCGTATGACATTGCGTCAGCTGCAGATTTTCAATGAAGTCTGTGATTTGCGTTCCTACAGCCGCGCCGCCGAGGAAATGTCCCTCACGCAACCAGCGGTCAGCCTACAAATTCGTCAGTTGGAAGAGCTGATCGGCCAGCCGCTGTTCGATTACGTCGGCAAAAAACTCTACATGACCGAAGCGGCCGAAGCCTTGCAGCGCGCCAGCCGCGACATTTTCGGGCGCCTGGAAAACCTCGATATGCAGCTGTCGGACATGCAGGGCTCGCTGCAGGGTCAGCTGAAGCTGGCCATCGAATCCAGCGCCAAGTACTTCGTGCCGCACCTGTTCGCCGCGTTCAAGCGCCAGCACCCCGAAGTGCAGTTGCACCTGACAGTGGTCAACCGCGCCCAGGTGATTCGAAGGCTTTCGGACAACCGCGATGACTTGGTGATCATGTCGATGGTGCCGCAGGACATGGGCCTGGAATTCCTGCCGTTTCTGAATAACCCGATTGTTGCGGTGGCGCCGCTCGATCATCCCCTGAGCCTGCAAGGCCCGCTGCGTTTGCAGGACCTGGAACCTTACACGCTGCTGCTGCGCGAACCGGGTTCCGGCACGCGGCTGGCCTGCGAGGAGTATTTCAAGGAGAAGCGCGTGCACTTCACCCAGACGGTGGAAGTGGCCTCGGCCGAGGCGCAGCGCGAGTGTGTGAGCGCGGGGTTGGGCGTGGCCTTGCTGACGCGCCACGCGGTCAACCTGGAACTGGCCACCGGCGGGCTCAAGGAGCTGCCGGTGGACGAGCTGCCGCTGTACCGCAGTTGGTGCCTGGTGCAGGCCAAGGCCAAGCGCCTGTCACCGGTGGCCCATGCGTTCCTGGGCTTTATCCGCAGCGAGCGGGTGCAGATCAGCGCGTTGGCTGAGCGTTTCGCTGGGCAGCCAAGGGTGCCTGCCAGTGGAGTTCCGGGTAGTCCGTGA
- a CDS encoding PA3496 family putative envelope integrity protein — translation MARQYEDSSSVKTRRQQEDQRRMAFRRAIEDRCEERQLLQSITDYPELHWQAPLAAQRNAQPTR, via the coding sequence ATGGCCCGGCAATACGAAGACAGCAGCAGCGTCAAAACCCGTCGTCAGCAAGAAGACCAGCGCCGCATGGCGTTCCGTCGCGCAATCGAAGATCGCTGTGAGGAGCGCCAATTGCTCCAGAGCATCACGGACTACCCGGAACTCCACTGGCAGGCACCCTTGGCTGCCCAGCGAAACGCTCAGCCAACGCGCTGA
- the hexR gene encoding transcriptional regulator HexR, which translates to MNLLQHIAQSRHLLRKSELKVADHVLLDPAAVMHSSMADLAHSVGISEPTIVRFCRAIGCSGFQDLKLKLAQSLAAGASFGQFAIHEDDSVADYSLKIFDTTLHTLMEVREKLDPVELQKAVTAMSQAQRVEFYGFGASGAVAADAQHKFFRLLLTAAAYSDPHMQAMSAVTLKPTDVAICISQSGRSKDLLITANLVRESGATLITLCPSQTPLAELSTVNLAIDVHEDTEIYTPLTSRIAHLVVIDVLAMGVAMARGPSLVNHLKSVKRSLRSLRLSPKSVKALDD; encoded by the coding sequence TTGAACCTGTTGCAACATATCGCCCAGTCGCGCCACCTGTTACGCAAATCGGAACTCAAGGTTGCCGATCACGTGCTGCTTGACCCTGCGGCCGTGATGCACAGTTCCATGGCCGACCTGGCCCACAGTGTGGGCATCAGTGAGCCGACCATCGTGCGCTTCTGCCGCGCCATTGGTTGCTCCGGGTTCCAGGACTTGAAACTCAAGCTGGCCCAGAGCCTGGCTGCGGGTGCGAGCTTCGGCCAGTTTGCGATTCACGAAGACGACTCCGTCGCCGACTACAGCCTGAAAATCTTCGACACCACCTTGCACACCCTCATGGAAGTGCGCGAGAAACTCGACCCGGTCGAGTTGCAAAAGGCCGTGACCGCCATGTCCCAGGCCCAGCGTGTGGAGTTTTACGGCTTCGGTGCTTCGGGCGCCGTGGCCGCCGACGCCCAGCACAAGTTCTTCCGCCTGCTGCTCACCGCAGCGGCCTACAGCGACCCGCACATGCAGGCGATGTCGGCGGTGACGTTGAAGCCGACGGACGTGGCGATCTGCATTTCCCAGTCCGGCCGCTCCAAAGACCTGCTGATCACCGCCAACCTGGTGCGTGAAAGCGGCGCGACGCTGATTACCCTGTGCCCAAGCCAGACGCCGTTGGCGGAACTGTCCACGGTCAACCTGGCGATCGACGTGCACGAAGACACCGAAATCTACACGCCGCTGACCTCACGTATCGCCCACCTGGTGGTGATCGATGTGCTGGCGATGGGCGTGGCCATGGCGCGCGGCCCGAGCCTGGTCAACCACCTCAAGAGCGTGAAGCGCAGCTTGCGCAGCCTGCGTCTCTCGCCAAAATCGGTCAAAGCCCTCGACGATTGA